A genomic window from Synechococcus sp. WH 8016 includes:
- a CDS encoding aldehyde oxygenase (deformylating) has protein sequence MSTLDSTAVAVLDDQQGLAELPDFTTDAYKDAYSRINAIVIEGEQEAHDNYISLGTLIPDQAEELAKLAKMEMKHMKGFTACAKNLNVVADMPFAQEFFAPLHGNFQSALKEGKVVTCLLIQALLIEAFAISAYHIYIPVADPFARKITEGVVKDEYTHLNYGQEWLKANFEASRDELMEANKVNLPLIRSMLEQVAADASVLHMEKEDLIEDFLIAYQEALNEIGFSSRDIARMAAAALTV, from the coding sequence ATGTCAACCCTTGACTCCACAGCAGTCGCTGTGCTCGATGATCAGCAGGGTTTGGCAGAGCTACCTGATTTCACGACGGATGCTTACAAGGATGCCTATAGCCGCATCAACGCCATCGTGATCGAAGGTGAGCAGGAAGCTCATGACAATTACATCTCCTTAGGCACGCTGATCCCTGATCAGGCTGAGGAACTCGCCAAGCTGGCGAAGATGGAAATGAAGCACATGAAGGGCTTTACCGCCTGTGCAAAAAACCTCAACGTTGTGGCTGATATGCCCTTCGCTCAGGAGTTTTTTGCTCCTTTGCATGGCAATTTTCAATCCGCTCTCAAAGAGGGCAAGGTGGTGACCTGCCTGCTGATTCAGGCCCTCTTGATCGAGGCCTTCGCGATTTCGGCCTATCACATCTACATCCCTGTTGCTGACCCCTTCGCGCGCAAAATTACCGAGGGGGTCGTTAAGGACGAATACACCCACCTCAACTACGGACAAGAGTGGCTCAAGGCCAATTTCGAGGCAAGCCGCGACGAGTTGATGGAAGCCAACAAGGTGAATCTTCCGCTGATTCGCTCGATGCTTGAGCAGGTGGCTGCTGATGCTTCTGTCCTGCACATGGAAAAGGAAGATTTGATCGAAGACTTTTTGATCGCTTATCAGGAAGCCTTGAACGAAATCGGTTTCAGCTCCCGGGATATCGCTCGCATGGCGGCAGCAGCTCTTACGGTTTAA
- a CDS encoding long-chain acyl-[acyl-carrier-protein] reductase, producing MFGLIGHSTSFEAARRKALELGFDHIAEGDLDVWCSAPPQLVEHLEVTSLTGKTIEGAYIDSCFVPEMLSRFKTARRKVLNAMELAQKKGINITALGGFTSIIFENFNLLKHQTIRSTTLEWERFTTGNTHTAWVISRQVEINAPLLGIDLSKARVAVVGATGDIGSAVCRWLTKRTGVKELLMVARQQQPLQDLQQELGGGRILSLDEALPEADVVAWVASMPRTLEIDADRLQKPCLMIDGGYPKNLDSRVAGKGVHILKGGIVEFVSDIGWTMMENAEWQMEKPQRQMFACFAEAILLEFEACHTNFSWGRNNITLEKMDFIGAASMRHGFTTLNLQGQLQAAAA from the coding sequence ATGTTTGGTCTGATCGGACATTCCACCAGTTTTGAAGCTGCTAGGCGTAAAGCTTTAGAGCTGGGTTTCGATCACATTGCAGAGGGTGACCTGGATGTCTGGTGCAGTGCTCCCCCTCAGTTGGTCGAGCATCTGGAAGTCACGAGCCTGACTGGAAAAACAATCGAAGGGGCCTATATCGATTCGTGTTTTGTGCCCGAAATGCTGAGCCGCTTCAAAACGGCAAGACGCAAGGTGCTGAACGCCATGGAGCTAGCTCAGAAGAAAGGCATCAATATCACTGCTCTAGGCGGCTTTACCTCAATTATTTTTGAGAATTTCAACCTGCTCAAGCATCAAACCATTCGCAGCACCACCCTGGAGTGGGAACGGTTTACGACTGGAAACACCCATACGGCTTGGGTGATCAGTCGACAAGTTGAAATCAATGCTCCTTTGCTTGGCATTGATCTCAGCAAGGCTCGGGTCGCGGTGGTGGGAGCCACTGGAGATATCGGAAGTGCCGTTTGCCGTTGGTTAACCAAGCGCACTGGAGTTAAAGAGCTGCTGATGGTCGCTCGTCAGCAGCAGCCCCTGCAAGACCTGCAACAGGAATTAGGTGGGGGCCGCATCCTCAGCCTGGATGAAGCGCTTCCTGAGGCTGATGTTGTTGCCTGGGTAGCGAGCATGCCCCGCACCTTGGAAATTGATGCGGATCGACTACAGAAACCCTGCTTGATGATTGACGGTGGGTATCCGAAGAACCTTGATTCCAGGGTGGCTGGAAAAGGCGTTCACATTCTTAAAGGAGGCATCGTTGAATTTGTGTCCGATATCGGCTGGACGATGATGGAAAATGCTGAATGGCAAATGGAGAAGCCTCAGCGGCAGATGTTTGCTTGCTTCGCTGAAGCCATTCTTCTCGAATTTGAGGCTTGCCACACCAACTTCAGCTGGGGTAGGAACAACATCACCCTTGAAAAAATGGACTTCATTGGTGCTGCCTCGATGAGGCACGGTTTCACCACGCTCAACCTTCAGGGGCAGCTTCAGGCTGCCGCTGCCTGA